One window of Staphylococcus chromogenes genomic DNA carries:
- the rnjB gene encoding ribonuclease J2, translated as MNLVKKKNKNIRIIPLGGVGEIAKNMYIVEVDDEMFMLDAGLMFPEDEMLGIDIVIPDIQYVIENKHKLKGIFLTHGHEHAIGAVTYVLEQVDAPVYGSKLTIGLVKENMKARQIDKKIRYYVVNNESIMRFKGVNVTFFNTTHSIPDSLGVCIHTSYGAIVYTGEFKFDQSLHGQYAPDIQKMAEIGQNGVFALLSDSNEAEKPGYNTPENVIESHMYDAFTKVKGRLIVSCFASNFIRIQQVLNIASRLNRKVSFLGRSLESSFNIARKMGYFNIPKDLLIPINEIENYPKNEVIIIATGMQGEPVEALNQMARQKHKIMNIEPGDSVFLAITASANMEVIIGDTLNELVRAGAEIIPNNKKIHASSHGCMEELKMMLNMMKPEYFIPIQGEFKMQIAHAKLASESGVQPEKIFLVEAGDVINFDGNDMTLNEKVHAGNILIDGIGVGDVGNIVLRDRHLLAQDGIFIAVVTLDPKNKTIAAGPEIQSRGFVYVRESEALLKEAEEKVREIVEEGLQAKHIEWSEIKQNMRDQISKLLYESTRRRPMIIPVISEI; from the coding sequence TTGAATTTAGTAAAGAAGAAAAATAAAAATATTCGCATCATCCCCCTAGGTGGCGTCGGTGAAATTGCGAAAAATATGTATATAGTTGAAGTTGACGATGAAATGTTTATGCTTGATGCAGGATTAATGTTTCCAGAAGATGAAATGTTAGGTATCGATATTGTTATTCCAGATATTCAATATGTGATTGAAAATAAACATAAACTAAAAGGAATTTTCTTAACGCACGGCCATGAACATGCAATTGGAGCAGTGACTTATGTGCTTGAACAAGTGGATGCACCGGTGTATGGATCAAAATTAACAATCGGACTTGTTAAAGAAAATATGAAAGCGCGCCAAATCGATAAGAAAATTAGATATTATGTAGTGAATAATGAATCTATTATGCGTTTTAAAGGTGTAAATGTCACATTTTTTAATACAACTCACAGTATTCCAGATAGTTTAGGTGTATGTATTCATACGTCTTATGGTGCCATTGTCTACACAGGTGAATTTAAATTTGATCAAAGTTTACATGGGCAATATGCGCCAGACATTCAAAAAATGGCTGAAATTGGTCAAAATGGTGTGTTTGCGTTACTTAGTGACTCAAATGAAGCAGAAAAGCCAGGGTACAATACACCAGAAAATGTTATTGAATCACACATGTATGACGCTTTTACGAAAGTGAAAGGACGTTTGATTGTTTCATGTTTTGCATCTAATTTTATTCGTATTCAACAAGTGTTAAATATTGCATCACGATTGAATCGCAAAGTATCATTTTTAGGACGTTCACTCGAAAGTTCGTTTAACATAGCGCGTAAAATGGGATACTTTAATATTCCTAAAGATTTACTTATTCCAATAAATGAAATTGAAAATTATCCAAAAAATGAAGTCATCATTATTGCAACAGGAATGCAAGGTGAACCTGTCGAAGCGCTCAATCAAATGGCCCGTCAAAAACATAAAATTATGAATATTGAACCGGGTGATTCTGTCTTTTTAGCGATTACAGCTTCTGCCAATATGGAAGTCATTATTGGTGATACTTTAAATGAATTAGTACGTGCAGGTGCAGAAATTATTCCGAACAATAAAAAAATTCATGCCTCAAGTCATGGCTGTATGGAAGAATTAAAAATGATGCTGAATATGATGAAACCTGAGTATTTTATTCCTATTCAAGGGGAATTCAAAATGCAAATTGCCCATGCTAAGTTGGCAAGTGAATCAGGGGTACAACCAGAGAAAATCTTTTTAGTTGAAGCTGGCGACGTTATTAATTTCGATGGCAATGATATGACTTTAAACGAAAAAGTTCATGCAGGTAACATTTTAATTGACGGTATCGGTGTTGGTGATGTCGGGAATATCGTTCTTCGAGACAGACATTTATTGGCACAAGATGGTATTTTCATTGCAGTCGTCACATTAGACCCTAAAAATAAAACAATTGCTGCCGGTCCAGAAATTCAATCTCGTGGTTTTGTCTATGTGCGAGAAAGTGAAGCACTCCTTAAAGAAGCAGAAGAAAAAGTACGAGAAATTGTTGAAGAAGGCTTACAAGCCAAACATATCGAATGGTCTGAAATTAAACAAAACATGCGTGATCAAATTAGTAAACTACTATACGAAAGCACACGTCGCAGACCTATGATTATTCCAGTCATCTCAGAAATATAA
- a CDS encoding M30 family zinc metallopeptidase, with product MFKKKKMVTSLVASSMVAVFSLSPLAEANTYIINNEETNKEANESFIGNFKENRLKNNTIDTIKAKNLQSYQEDKVFKAPKEKTPITDRTRKSENALSNSKLEDTRVFTTVNMQTNANERTKATLKYNGTATNVWVADDYISDQQAKNIGREFDQKIDPLVKEKFGEPSDVDKDGKVNILVYDIKDDFDVTGSYTGGYFHPRDLYDVPNSNRAEVFYMDTYPSMGTDRTRLNEKKVYSTLAHEYQHMVNANQKLLKEKKEDGMDVWLDEAFAMASEHLYLGKPLEHRIDYYNHSNSIANGHSLIKWNHRGDVLSNYALSYLFSQYLSAQSDNGDAIFKEILQDPADTSEALEKAIQKHVDPNMTLGEFMSHFRVALEKKEATGLDGFKGEAGFNSINPKPVRQLLQTLAPQGSVMFESTDEFEIPKDKDDNIKYIKIK from the coding sequence ATGTTCAAAAAGAAAAAAATGGTAACGTCGCTTGTCGCAAGTTCAATGGTAGCAGTATTTTCTTTGAGTCCCTTAGCGGAAGCAAATACATATATTATAAATAATGAAGAGACGAATAAAGAAGCAAATGAGTCTTTCATTGGAAATTTTAAAGAGAATCGTTTGAAAAATAACACGATTGATACGATAAAAGCGAAAAATTTACAATCATATCAAGAAGATAAAGTCTTTAAAGCGCCTAAAGAAAAAACACCTATCACAGATAGAACAAGAAAATCTGAAAATGCGCTTTCCAATTCTAAATTAGAAGATACACGTGTCTTTACGACAGTAAACATGCAAACGAACGCAAATGAACGAACAAAAGCGACGCTAAAATATAATGGGACAGCTACAAATGTATGGGTAGCTGATGATTACATTTCAGACCAACAAGCCAAAAATATTGGACGAGAATTTGATCAGAAGATTGACCCGCTTGTAAAAGAAAAGTTTGGTGAACCTTCAGATGTCGATAAAGATGGGAAAGTCAATATTTTAGTGTACGATATTAAAGATGATTTTGATGTTACAGGATCATATACAGGAGGCTATTTCCATCCAAGAGACCTTTATGATGTTCCTAATTCAAACCGTGCTGAAGTGTTCTATATGGATACTTATCCATCCATGGGAACAGATCGAACGCGTTTGAATGAAAAGAAAGTGTATTCAACATTAGCTCATGAATACCAACATATGGTGAATGCGAACCAAAAATTATTAAAAGAGAAGAAAGAAGACGGCATGGATGTTTGGTTAGATGAGGCATTTGCGATGGCAAGTGAGCATTTGTATTTAGGTAAACCGCTAGAACACCGAATTGATTATTACAATCATTCGAATTCGATTGCCAATGGACATTCTTTAATCAAATGGAATCATCGTGGAGATGTTCTTTCTAATTATGCGTTGTCATACCTTTTCTCTCAATATTTAAGTGCTCAAAGTGATAATGGAGATGCCATATTTAAAGAAATCTTGCAAGATCCTGCAGATACAAGCGAAGCATTAGAAAAGGCCATACAAAAACATGTCGATCCTAACATGACTTTAGGTGAATTTATGAGTCATTTTAGAGTAGCCTTAGAGAAAAAAGAGGCGACAGGATTAGATGGATTCAAAGGAGAAGCTGGCTTTAACAGTATTAACCCTAAACCAGTCCGACAACTTCTTCAAACACTAGCACCTCAAGGTTCAGTGATGTTCGAGTCCACAGATGAATTTGAAATACCAAAAGATAAAGATGATAACATTAAATATATAAAAATAAAATAA
- the pnp gene encoding polyribonucleotide nucleotidyltransferase translates to MSQEKMVFKTEWANQPLTIETGQLAKQANGAVLVRYGDTVVLSTATASKEPRDGDFFPLTVNYEEKMYAAGKIPGGFKKREGRPADEATLTARLIDRPIRPLFPDGYRHDVQIMNMVLSADPNCSPEMAAMIGSSMALSVSDIPFQGPIAGVNVGYVDGEYVINPNLEQKAQSRLDLEVAGHKDAINMVEAGASEITEAEMLDAILFGHQEIQRLCAFQEEIIAHIQPEKHEFVPAEKNETLIDSVKAKAEDYKLNDAIQTMEKQAREANLDAVKETILAEYINEEDPENEALLKEVNSIINALIKEEVRRLIADEKVRPDGRKPDEIRPLSSEVGLLPRAHGSGLFTRGQTQALSVLTLGSISEYQIIDGLGEEEHKRFMHHYNFPNFSVGETGPVRAPGRREIGHGALGERALRYIIPDEKTFPYTVRIVSEVLESNGSSSQASICGSTLALMDAGVPIKAPVAGIAMGLVTRDESYTILTDIQGMEDALGDMDFKVAGTKEGITAIQMDIKIDGLTKEVIEEALEQARQGRLAILEHMLQTIDQPRAELSAYAPKVEILMIKPEKIRDVIGPGGKQINEIIDATGVKLDIEQDGTVYIGSTEQEMINQARAWIESIVREAEVGQIYEGKVKRIEKFGAFVELFPGKDALVHISQIANERINKVEDVLKIGDTLKVKVTEIDKQGRVNASHKVLLNSKA, encoded by the coding sequence ATGTCTCAAGAAAAAATGGTATTTAAAACGGAATGGGCGAACCAACCGTTAACAATAGAAACAGGGCAACTTGCAAAACAAGCAAATGGCGCCGTCTTAGTCCGTTACGGAGATACTGTTGTATTGTCAACAGCGACAGCATCGAAAGAACCACGTGATGGTGATTTTTTCCCTTTAACGGTCAATTATGAAGAAAAAATGTATGCAGCAGGTAAAATTCCAGGAGGATTTAAAAAGCGTGAAGGACGTCCAGCGGATGAAGCTACATTAACTGCGCGTCTTATCGACCGCCCAATTCGACCGCTATTTCCTGATGGCTATCGCCATGATGTACAAATCATGAACATGGTATTGAGTGCAGACCCTAATTGTTCTCCTGAAATGGCAGCAATGATTGGTTCTTCTATGGCATTGAGTGTTTCAGATATTCCATTCCAAGGGCCTATTGCGGGTGTCAACGTGGGTTATGTTGATGGGGAATATGTGATCAATCCAAATTTAGAACAAAAAGCGCAATCTCGTTTAGATCTAGAAGTGGCGGGACATAAAGATGCAATTAACATGGTAGAAGCGGGTGCCAGTGAAATTACAGAAGCGGAAATGTTAGATGCTATTTTATTCGGTCATCAAGAAATCCAACGTCTCTGTGCTTTCCAAGAAGAGATTATTGCGCATATTCAACCAGAAAAACACGAATTTGTTCCTGCTGAAAAAAATGAAACTTTAATTGATTCAGTTAAAGCCAAAGCTGAAGATTATAAGCTGAACGATGCAATTCAAACGATGGAGAAACAAGCCCGTGAAGCGAATTTAGATGCGGTTAAAGAAACGATTCTTGCTGAATATATAAATGAAGAAGATCCAGAAAACGAAGCATTACTTAAAGAAGTAAACAGCATTATCAATGCCTTAATTAAAGAGGAAGTTCGACGCCTTATCGCCGATGAAAAAGTGAGACCAGATGGCCGTAAACCAGATGAAATTCGTCCACTATCGTCTGAAGTTGGGTTACTGCCACGTGCGCACGGTTCTGGTTTATTTACTCGAGGCCAAACTCAAGCATTGTCAGTATTGACTTTAGGTTCAATTTCCGAATATCAAATTATTGATGGTTTAGGTGAAGAAGAACACAAACGTTTTATGCACCATTACAACTTCCCGAACTTCTCAGTAGGGGAAACTGGTCCTGTACGTGCACCAGGGCGTCGTGAAATTGGGCATGGAGCGCTCGGCGAACGTGCTTTGAGATACATTATTCCTGACGAGAAAACGTTCCCTTATACTGTACGTATTGTAAGTGAAGTTCTTGAATCGAATGGCTCATCTTCTCAAGCATCAATTTGTGGATCTACATTGGCATTAATGGATGCAGGTGTACCGATAAAAGCCCCAGTTGCAGGTATCGCAATGGGACTTGTAACACGAGATGAAAGTTATACGATTTTGACAGATATTCAAGGGATGGAAGATGCCCTAGGTGACATGGACTTTAAAGTTGCAGGAACTAAAGAAGGTATTACAGCCATTCAAATGGATATCAAAATCGATGGATTAACGAAAGAAGTGATTGAAGAAGCACTTGAACAAGCGCGACAAGGGCGTTTAGCAATTTTAGAACATATGTTACAAACCATCGATCAGCCACGTGCTGAATTAAGTGCTTACGCACCTAAAGTAGAAATTTTAATGATTAAACCAGAAAAAATCAGAGATGTCATTGGACCAGGTGGTAAGCAAATCAATGAAATCATTGATGCTACGGGTGTAAAATTAGACATTGAGCAAGATGGTACGGTATATATCGGATCTACAGAACAAGAGATGATTAATCAAGCGCGTGCTTGGATTGAAAGTATTGTTCGTGAAGCTGAAGTGGGTCAAATATATGAGGGTAAAGTCAAACGTATTGAAAAATTTGGCGCCTTCGTTGAATTGTTCCCAGGTAAAGATGCACTCGTTCACATTTCACAAATTGCGAACGAACGTATCAATAAGGTTGAAGATGTCTTAAAAATTGGGGATACGTTAAAAGTAAAAGTGACAGAAATTGACAAACAAGGTCGTGTCAATGCGTCTCACAAAGTATTATTAAATTCTAAAGCATAA
- the rpsO gene encoding 30S ribosomal protein S15: MAISQERKNELIKEYRTHETDTGSPEVQIAVLTAEITALNDHLRTHKKDHHSRRGLLKMVGRRRHLLNYLREKDIQRYRELIKSLGIRR, encoded by the coding sequence ATGGCAATTTCACAAGAACGTAAAAACGAATTAATCAAAGAATACCGTACACACGAAACTGATACGGGTTCACCAGAAGTTCAAATCGCGGTATTAACTGCAGAAATTACTGCATTAAACGATCACTTACGTACACATAAAAAAGACCACCACTCTCGTCGTGGTTTATTAAAAATGGTAGGTCGTCGTCGCCATTTATTAAACTATTTACGTGAAAAAGACATTCAGCGTTACCGTGAACTTATCAAATCATTAGGTATCCGTCGTTAA
- a CDS encoding bifunctional riboflavin kinase/FAD synthetase, with product MEVIEITHPIQPEQYIQDEIAIALGFFDGLHRGHQALIHKLDEVASSRGLKKAVMTFDPHPSVVLNPKQKRTTYLTPLDDKIELLRQYDIDYCLVVNFSSRFADVSSDDFIQEYLLKNQAHVIVAGFDFTFGKYGKGNMAMLQEYQDQFECITVGKQDLNNEKISTTAIRKALKTGDLQKANDQLGYRYQIKGTVVQGEKRGRTIGFPTANIQPSDDYLLPAKGVYAVSLRIGSSDRVYRGVCNVGVKPTFHDDLPQVVIEVNIFDFNENIYGERVVLVWHHYLRPELKFDGIDPLVAQMNQDKERAKYLLAVDFGDDVSYNI from the coding sequence ATGGAAGTTATAGAAATTACACACCCCATTCAACCTGAGCAATATATTCAAGACGAGATTGCTATCGCATTAGGATTTTTTGATGGATTACATCGAGGTCATCAAGCGTTAATTCATAAACTTGACGAAGTGGCTTCATCACGTGGATTAAAAAAAGCAGTGATGACATTTGACCCCCATCCCTCTGTTGTACTCAATCCTAAACAAAAAAGAACGACTTATTTAACGCCTTTAGATGACAAAATCGAATTACTCCGCCAATATGATATTGATTATTGTTTAGTCGTTAATTTTTCGTCTCGATTTGCGGATGTAAGTTCTGATGATTTTATACAAGAATATCTGTTGAAAAACCAAGCCCACGTGATTGTGGCTGGATTTGACTTTACATTTGGTAAATATGGTAAAGGCAACATGGCAATGCTACAAGAATATCAAGACCAGTTTGAATGTATCACTGTTGGAAAGCAAGATTTAAACAATGAAAAGATTTCTACAACTGCCATACGTAAGGCGCTGAAAACAGGTGATTTGCAAAAGGCAAACGACCAACTCGGCTATCGTTACCAAATTAAAGGTACTGTAGTTCAAGGTGAAAAAAGAGGTCGTACGATTGGTTTTCCAACCGCCAACATTCAACCAAGTGATGATTATTTATTACCTGCGAAAGGGGTATATGCCGTAAGTTTACGTATCGGGTCAAGCGACAGGGTATACAGAGGCGTTTGTAATGTAGGCGTCAAACCTACATTTCACGATGATCTTCCACAAGTCGTTATCGAAGTGAACATCTTTGATTTCAACGAAAATATTTATGGGGAACGTGTGGTACTCGTATGGCATCATTATTTACGTCCAGAGTTGAAATTTGATGGGATTGATCCACTCGTTGCTCAAATGAATCAAGATAAAGAACGCGCGAAATATTTACTTGCTGTTGATTTTGGTGATGATGTATCATATAATATATAA
- the truB gene encoding tRNA pseudouridine(55) synthase TruB — translation MYHGILPVYKPRGMTSHDVVFKLRKILKTKKIGHTGTLDPEVDGVLPICIGQATKVSDYVMDMGKTYQAEITLGIATTTEDQTGEVLEQTIIEEGDVTNTQIDQVLASFQGIITQIPPMYSSVKVNGKKLYEYARRGETVERPARQVKITHIERLNQVDFDKECATFSIEVSCGKGTYIRTLATDIGKQLNLPAHMSRLTRLESGGFHIDQALSLERIAEKHQNHTLSDFILPMIYGLKALPMVYIEDKQLKQRISNGQKLSRQQFNMTTQNQLVFVDAATDAVIAIYEAHPTHRTEIKPKKVFN, via the coding sequence ATGTACCACGGTATTTTACCAGTATATAAGCCACGTGGCATGACGAGTCATGATGTTGTATTCAAATTACGTAAAATTTTAAAAACGAAAAAGATAGGACATACAGGAACATTAGACCCTGAAGTTGATGGGGTATTGCCTATTTGTATCGGTCAAGCGACTAAGGTGAGCGATTATGTGATGGACATGGGTAAAACGTATCAAGCAGAAATTACCTTAGGGATAGCCACAACGACTGAAGATCAAACGGGGGAAGTATTGGAACAGACAATTATCGAAGAAGGAGATGTGACCAATACTCAAATTGATCAAGTTTTAGCTTCCTTTCAAGGCATCATCACACAAATTCCTCCGATGTACTCTTCTGTCAAAGTCAACGGTAAGAAACTTTATGAATATGCTAGACGTGGAGAAACAGTAGAACGCCCGGCGAGACAAGTCAAGATTACGCACATAGAAAGATTAAATCAAGTGGATTTTGATAAAGAATGTGCTACATTTAGTATAGAAGTATCATGTGGGAAAGGCACTTATATTCGGACATTAGCAACTGATATTGGAAAACAGCTGAACTTGCCAGCACATATGTCGCGATTGACGCGTTTGGAAAGTGGTGGCTTTCATATAGACCAAGCATTATCACTGGAAAGGATTGCAGAAAAGCATCAAAACCATACATTGTCTGATTTTATTTTACCTATGATATATGGATTAAAAGCTTTGCCAATGGTTTACATAGAGGACAAACAATTAAAGCAACGTATTTCAAATGGTCAAAAATTGTCGCGACAACAATTTAATATGACCACACAAAATCAACTTGTTTTTGTGGATGCAGCGACTGATGCAGTTATAGCTATTTACGAAGCACATCCTACACATCGCACTGAAATTAAACCGAAAAAGGTGTTTAACTAA
- the rbfA gene encoding 30S ribosome-binding factor RbfA, with the protein MNMRAQRVGEQMKKELMDIINNKLKDPRIGFLTITDVQPTNDLSLAKVYCTVLGSDKEREDTFKGLEKAKGFIKTEVGQRMRLRVVPELQFEYDESIEYGNRIEQLIQDLHKKD; encoded by the coding sequence ATGAATATGAGAGCACAACGCGTCGGTGAACAAATGAAAAAAGAATTAATGGATATTATCAACAATAAGTTGAAAGACCCACGTATCGGATTTTTAACGATAACTGATGTGCAACCGACAAATGATTTATCATTAGCAAAGGTTTACTGTACAGTACTTGGTAGTGATAAAGAACGTGAAGACACGTTTAAAGGGCTTGAAAAAGCAAAAGGCTTTATTAAAACTGAGGTCGGCCAACGTATGCGCTTACGTGTCGTACCAGAGTTACAGTTTGAATACGACGAATCTATTGAGTACGGAAATCGTATTGAACAATTGATTCAAGATTTACACAAAAAAGATTAA
- a CDS encoding VOC family protein, which yields MLVTNMWFNLAVKDLKKSIAFYKAIGFEIMQRPEQVGHMFGIQAGASSPIMFVEHPTFHSYLQQEVTGQDVLISLSVTSEKDLDDLIVRVTEAGGHLSNRNINVMGF from the coding sequence ATGTTAGTGACAAATATGTGGTTTAATTTAGCTGTCAAAGATTTAAAGAAAAGTATAGCATTTTATAAAGCTATAGGTTTTGAAATTATGCAAAGACCTGAACAAGTGGGCCATATGTTTGGGATACAAGCAGGTGCGTCCTCTCCTATTATGTTCGTTGAGCATCCCACTTTTCATAGTTATTTACAACAAGAAGTGACCGGTCAAGATGTATTAATATCACTTTCCGTCACAAGCGAAAAAGATTTAGATGATTTAATTGTTCGTGTCACTGAAGCTGGGGGTCACTTGTCCAACCGAAACATCAACGTGATGGGTTTCTAG
- the infB gene encoding translation initiation factor IF-2, with translation MSKQRIYEYAKSLNIKSKDVIDELKKSGVEVSNHMQTLEDDQIKTLDQAFKKSNTSSEQKDAKKNNNASTHQQKKDQPKQNNKKNNNSKQPQQKNNGNAKNNKNNKRNHKNNKQNRNNKQKQAQQPAESKEMPSKITYTEGITVGELAEKLGVDSSEIIKKLFLLGIMANINQSLDIEALELVASDYGVELEEEVVIDDNDLSIYFDDIENDEDASERPAVVTIMGHVDHGKTTLLDSIRNTRVTEGEAGGITQHIGAYQIENNDKKITFLDTPGHAAFTTMRARGAQVTDITILVVAADDGVMPQTIEAINHAKEAEVPIIVAVNKIDKPTANADRVMQELTEYNLIPEDWGGDTIFVPLSALSGEGIDDLLEMIGLVAEVQELKANADKAAVGTVIEAELDKSRGPAASLLVQNGTLHVGDAIVVGNTHGKVRAMVNDLGKRIKTAGPSTPVEITGLNDVPQAGDRFVVFKDEKKARRIGEAREQESIIQQRQESKNVTLDNLFEQMKQGEMKDLNVIIKGDVQGSVEALAASLMKIDVEGVNVRIIHTATGAINESDVTLANASNGIIIGFNVRPDAGAKRAAEAENVDMRLHRVIYNVIEEIEAAMKGMLDPEYEEKVIGQAEVRQTFKVSKVGTIAGSYVTEGKITRDSSVRIIRDGVVLFEGELDTLKRFKDDAKEVAQGYECGITIEKFNDIKEGDIIEAYIMVEVER, from the coding sequence ATGAGTAAACAAAGAATCTATGAATATGCCAAATCATTAAATATTAAAAGTAAAGATGTCATTGATGAATTAAAGAAGTCAGGCGTCGAAGTATCTAACCACATGCAAACATTAGAAGACGATCAAATTAAAACATTAGATCAAGCGTTCAAAAAGTCAAACACATCATCTGAACAAAAAGACGCTAAGAAAAATAATAATGCCTCAACACACCAACAAAAGAAAGATCAACCTAAGCAAAATAATAAAAAAAATAACAATTCTAAACAACCACAGCAAAAGAATAACGGTAATGCTAAAAACAACAAGAATAACAAACGTAATCATAAAAATAACAAGCAAAACCGTAACAATAAACAAAAACAAGCACAACAACCTGCAGAGTCAAAAGAAATGCCATCAAAAATCACTTATACAGAAGGGATTACTGTTGGTGAGCTCGCGGAAAAATTAGGTGTAGATTCATCTGAAATTATTAAAAAGCTATTTTTATTAGGTATTATGGCCAATATCAACCAATCCCTAGATATTGAAGCATTAGAACTCGTAGCATCAGATTATGGTGTTGAATTAGAAGAAGAAGTTGTTATTGATGATAATGACCTATCCATTTACTTTGATGACATTGAAAATGATGAAGATGCATCTGAGCGTCCAGCTGTTGTAACTATCATGGGACACGTTGACCATGGGAAAACAACTTTATTAGATTCCATTCGTAATACTCGCGTGACAGAAGGTGAAGCTGGCGGGATTACACAACATATTGGGGCTTACCAAATTGAAAATAATGACAAGAAAATCACGTTTTTAGATACTCCAGGACACGCAGCGTTTACGACAATGCGTGCACGTGGTGCCCAAGTGACAGATATTACAATTTTAGTTGTAGCTGCAGATGATGGTGTGATGCCACAAACAATTGAGGCAATCAATCATGCGAAAGAAGCAGAAGTACCTATTATTGTTGCGGTTAACAAAATTGATAAACCTACAGCGAATGCCGACCGTGTGATGCAAGAATTAACAGAATACAACTTAATCCCAGAAGACTGGGGTGGCGATACAATCTTCGTTCCATTATCTGCCTTAAGTGGCGAAGGTATCGATGATTTACTTGAGATGATTGGTCTTGTAGCAGAAGTCCAAGAATTAAAAGCGAATGCAGATAAAGCTGCAGTAGGGACTGTAATTGAAGCAGAATTAGATAAATCTCGTGGACCTGCCGCTTCCCTTCTTGTACAAAATGGTACATTACATGTGGGTGACGCGATTGTAGTGGGTAACACGCATGGTAAAGTACGTGCAATGGTCAATGATTTAGGTAAACGTATTAAAACTGCTGGACCTTCAACACCTGTCGAAATTACAGGTTTAAATGATGTTCCTCAAGCTGGCGATCGTTTCGTTGTATTCAAAGATGAAAAGAAAGCACGCCGTATTGGTGAAGCACGTGAACAAGAAAGTATTATCCAACAACGTCAAGAAAGTAAAAATGTGACATTAGATAACTTGTTTGAACAAATGAAACAAGGTGAAATGAAAGACTTAAATGTCATTATTAAAGGGGACGTTCAAGGTTCAGTTGAAGCACTTGCAGCCTCTTTAATGAAAATTGATGTTGAAGGTGTCAATGTACGTATCATTCATACTGCAACAGGGGCAATCAATGAATCCGACGTGACACTTGCCAATGCGTCAAACGGTATTATCATTGGATTCAACGTTCGACCAGATGCAGGTGCAAAGCGTGCGGCTGAAGCTGAAAATGTCGATATGCGTTTACATCGTGTAATTTATAACGTTATCGAAGAAATTGAAGCGGCGATGAAAGGGATGCTTGATCCTGAATACGAAGAAAAAGTCATCGGTCAAGCTGAAGTGCGCCAAACATTTAAAGTATCTAAAGTTGGAACAATCGCAGGTAGCTACGTGACTGAAGGTAAGATTACACGTGATTCTAGTGTGCGTATTATTCGCGATGGTGTTGTCTTATTTGAAGGTGAACTCGACACACTTAAACGTTTCAAAGATGATGCAAAAGAAGTTGCACAAGGTTATGAATGTGGGATTACAATTGAAAAGTTCAATGATATTAAAGAAGGCGATATTATTGAAGCGTACATCATGGTTGAAGTAGAACGATAA
- a CDS encoding YlxQ family RNA-binding protein, whose translation MTDSAFLNFLGLAMRAGKVKSGESVILNEIKKKRLSLVLIANDASDNTKKTLTNKCKSYQIPYRIVSNRFELGDAVGKEVRVNIGITDQGFAKKLISMIDE comes from the coding sequence ATGACCGATAGCGCATTTTTAAATTTTCTAGGGCTCGCAATGCGTGCAGGCAAAGTGAAAAGTGGAGAAAGTGTCATCCTTAATGAAATTAAAAAGAAACGCCTTTCTCTAGTGCTCATTGCTAATGACGCATCAGACAACACTAAAAAAACACTGACAAATAAGTGTAAGAGTTATCAAATCCCTTATCGTATTGTAAGCAATCGCTTCGAATTAGGAGACGCAGTAGGGAAAGAAGTCCGAGTAAATATCGGCATCACCGATCAAGGTTTCGCGAAGAAATTAATCTCTATGATCGATGAATAA
- the rnpM gene encoding RNase P modulator RnpM, with protein MKKRKIPMRKCILSNEMKPKKEMIRVVQNKEGEISADATGKKPGRGAYVSKDVALVEKAQSAEKLEQFFKASKEDLDPVYKEIIRLIYREEIPTK; from the coding sequence ATGAAAAAAAGAAAAATTCCTATGCGCAAATGTATCTTATCTAATGAAATGAAGCCTAAGAAAGAAATGATTCGTGTCGTTCAAAATAAAGAAGGTGAAATTTCAGCAGATGCGACAGGTAAAAAGCCGGGTCGTGGTGCTTATGTTTCCAAAGATGTTGCCCTAGTTGAAAAAGCCCAATCTGCAGAAAAACTAGAACAATTTTTTAAAGCCTCAAAAGAAGATTTAGATCCCGTTTATAAAGAAATTATTCGATTAATTTATAGAGAAGAGATTCCAACAAAATGA